From one Mya arenaria isolate MELC-2E11 chromosome 4, ASM2691426v1 genomic stretch:
- the LOC128230481 gene encoding protein phosphatase Slingshot homolog 1-like isoform X3, whose protein sequence is MLADRYLLDEEQWRTMVGDVYSCYGNQRCRQDFRKNKCCVHVWSYYKDLRSSRSALKKLRKLFNTVRFVTKLKPCFSESYFAVKGAALILPQNDETVYTRRHNKNHAGDDIQMHLQAMFSLLRPSDTIKVAVKLEGEHTRYLAVVSCIGRQDTEESVILGIDILEQASVGLILPVWAHTEISLDGDGGFTIKIENNTHAFKPVSVQAMWSALQSLNKVVKIAKDMLYIPRGLTHTWVGYYEGLLSKESYLVSEWTACKDRDLSYRADPKLRTEFSGEEDIYRVIKHELKNVMMEVDLEEVTCIFLRKAVEAKLGRDLKEYRSFIDAQMMEILGQMDAPSKILDHLYLGSEWNASNLEDLQNNGVQHILNISREIDNFFPGILHYMNVREWDNEQADLMKYWEHTHRFINKARKRGSKALVHCKMGISRSGSTVIAYLMKEKRMSLEEAFNFTKSKRSIVNPNNAFMAQLETYQGILNANWNKEKFENQVIPRPLAKLAEEEIPPVECFQSPEDLLEYKLGKDLAEGGDLPYLHTEHDIDIASRSADSTEDSHEDQLSPKSADDHGSKKFKYRKSDAEKMESGDLNDSSDTDSESTESEEFSFGEDFKCEDDVMVDDDEKDGASGFKPIDLPDVLIDAVEERMKPRVVDSRRCKSEGDKGTLAVIENMDGGFSREGSVSKFRADGSWIKPPSKDDMIDDNGEVIEFNEGVDEDTNDNVADRSEGIWIGDKSVDKEPEPNENKNADSMDMDERDMSQGDVRQDPYTKENISWEAGSVIKQKKDIETKYGSGTVTSVKKPDTSSPSIEISGEPEKNTQNLVKSSSNPEITVENESELFKLESHDLSGQSEGSSGAVSQSESRDDGEGRKSVYEVEEIDLPEGIVRKTRLEIEEKHRLSLESPRTKLKRSSSLKSNRVTPKARDRDNERRKTCIALLSPTHPDYTGHGQSGLLSPTSWSLGASSAPCQAGARMHSSDDSDEDENQSGSVKVYKFMGEEVTVQEGMVKKQKQDIEKKGSHQLQTADTSPSSRDRILLKSESVSDFRHVQPEQTDSSSKIDKCTKYSPVSFRREKSSSISESNDSQYSGERFDHNLNSRSNSFSRKDSFTSKDSFGCSPPSGSSYPLNNVTPPRKQSVTKQKSRFDPETLALIREIGSALLNSPAKAELEDDDDVDLKEGESLVSHYVKKIEKTSKVTPRKSKREIIIIDKIDSGSEKGKSQLASRTSPVSKKHDTDEVPSKWSPLSKRPSFSTISPEGKRSQTTKECDNYTQSPVRNKTENNICVNKFQNVSDTHHEESIMSLNLQQSDLSDSSSNKATHDDNSDSSEVCSVKDLCGKFEIPDPGALKVSPIVSPSGISPVFSGAKLDLKGVEIKSSSPHLPLLTSEGHDSVKGQGQIGTILPLLKRQTEPSIHLSDRSMKMFESKWRDIGENVVICKHDTSPVREESDDLDYDNKGHHNEGQGYKTSNNLRPKSSQPSANRGHRSLGSATGQKFYKQSLSMHESGMGEQDSQFTWEGKKVRKSYGKSHPLAKLENRQSEARKNPFYNTM, encoded by the exons TTTCAGCGAGAGCTACTTCGCAGTGAAGGGAGCTGCGCTGATCTTGCCACAAAATGATGAAACCGTCTACACTCGACGCCATAACAAAAACCATGCCG GTGACGACATACAAATGCATCTACAAGCCATGTTCAGTCTTCTTCGGCCCTCTGATACAATCAAAGTG GCGGTCAAATTGGAAGGTGAACACACACGTTACCTGGCAGTCGTATCATGTATCGGTCGTCAGGACACAGAGGAATCAGTCATCCTCGGAATCGACATTCTTGAGCAAGCCTCCGTCGGCCTCATATTGCCTGTTTGGGCTCACACAGAGATCTCGCTAGATGGGGATGG aGGTTTCACCATCAAAATCGAGAATAACACCCATGCATTTAAACCTGTCTCTGTACAGGCCATGTG gtCAGCATTACAAAGCCTGAACAAAGTGGTGAAGATCGCAAAAGACATGCTCTACATTCCGCGCGGCCTTACACACACTTGGGTGGGGTATTATGAGGGGCTACTCTCGAAAGAGTCATATCTTGTTTCTGAATG GACTGCCTGCAAGGATCGTGACCTATCCTACAGAGCTGATCCTAAATTACGTACAGAATTTTCCGg AGAAGAAGATATATATCGGGTGATCAAACATGAGTTGAAGAATGTTATGATGGAGGTCGACCTTGAAGAAGTGACCTGCATCTTT CTGCGCAAGGCAGTTGAGGCAAAATTAGGCCGCGACCTGAAGGAGTATCGAAGCTTCATCGACGCGCAGATGATGGAGATCCTAGGACAAATGGACGCCCCATCCAAGATTCTCGACCACCTCTACCTGGGATCTGAATGGAACGCTTCAAACCTGGAGGACCTGCAGAATAATGG TGTCCAACACATCTTGAACATATCACGGGAGATCGACAACTTCTTCCCGGGGATCTTACACTACATGAACGTCAGGGAGTGGGACAATGAACAGGCAGACCTGATGAAATACTGGGAACACACACATAGATTCATTAACAAAGCAAG gAAGAGGGGTAGCAAAGCCCTTGTTCATTGCAAGATGGGTATCAGTCGATCTGGGTCCACT GTGATAGCTTACCTCATGAAAGAGAAGAGAATGTCCCTGGAAGAGGCCTTCAATTtcacaaaaagtaaaagatCCATTGTCAACCCAAACAACGCATTTATGGCCCAGCTGGAGACATACCAGGGAATCCTCAATGCTAA TTGGAACAAAGAGAAGTTTGAAAATCAAGTTATACCAAGACCACTTGCCAAGTTGGCCGAGGAGGAGATACCACCTGTTGAGTGCTTCCAGTCACCGGAGGATTTACTTGAATATAAACTAG gcaAAGATCTTGCTGAAGGTGGTGATCTCCCATACCTGCACACAGAACATGACATTGATATTGCATCTCGAAGTGCCGACTCGACTGAGGACTCCCATGAAGACCAACTCTCACCAAAGTCTGCTGACGACCATGGTtcaaaaaagttcaaatatCGCAAATCAGATGCGGAAAAGATGGAAAGTGGGGATTTAAATGATAGTTCTGACACAGATTCTGAATCCACTGAATCAGAAGAGTTTTCTTTTGGTGAAGACTTTAAATGTGAGGATGATGTTATGGTCGATGATGATGAGAAAGATGGTGCTTCAGGATTTAAACCCATAGATTTGCCAGATGTGCTTATCGATGCTGTGGAAGAGAGAATGAAGCCTAGAGTAGTGGACTCTAGGAGATGCAAGTCAGAGGGTGATAAAGGGACTCTTGCCGTAATTGAAAATATGGATGGTGGTTTTTCAAGGGAAGGTTCAGTTTCTAAGTTTAGAGCAGATGGTAGCTGGATTAAACCTCCCAGTAAAGATGACATGATTGATGATAATGGTGAGGTTATTGAATTTAATGAAGGCGTGGATGAAGACACTAATGATAATGTGGCTGATAGATCTGAAGGAATATGGATCGGGGACAAAAGTGTTGATAAGGAACCTGAacctaatgaaaacaaaaatgcagATTCAATGGACATGGATGAAAGAGATATGTCTCAGGGAGATGTGAGACAGGATCCTTATactaaagaaaatatatcatggGAAGCTGGCTCAgtgataaaacagaaaaaagatATTGAGACGAAATATGGCTCAGGAACTGTCACTTCTGTGAAAAAGCCTGATACATCGAGTCCATCCATTGAAATCTCAGGTGAACCAGAGAAAAATACTCAGAATTTAGTAAAATCATCATCAAATCCAGAGATTACTGTTGAAAACGAATCAGAACTTTTTAAATTGGAGTCACATGACCTGAGTGGCCAATCAGAAGGCAGCAGTGGTGCTGTAAGCCAATCAGAAAGCAGGGATGATGGTGAGGGAAGGAAATCGGTGTATGAGGTAGAAGAAATTGACCTTCCAGAAGGCATAGTAAGAAAAACCAGGCTGGAAATAGAAGAGAAACATAG ATTGTCACTCGAGAGCCCAAGAACAAAACTGAAGAGATCTTCAAGCTTGAAATCAAACCGTGTCACCCCAAAAGCCAGGGACCGGGATAACGAGAGGAGAAAAACTTGCATAGCTCTTCTTTCCCCCACCCACCCAGATTACACAGGGCATGGTCAGTCTGGGTTACTCAGTCCCACATCTTGGTCACTAGGAGCTTCATCTGCTCCATGTCAAGCAGGAGCTCGCATGCATTCTTCTGATGACTCAGATGAAGACGAAAACCAGTCTGGTTCAGTGAAGGTTTACAAATTCATGGGAGAGGAAGTGACAGTTCAAGAAGGGATGGTCAAGAAGCAGAAACAAG ATATAGAGAAGAAAGGTTCACATCAACTCCAAACAGCAGACACCAGTCCATCAAGCCGTGACCGAATTCTCCTTAAATCGGAAAGTGTTTCCGATTTCCGTCATGTCCAACCAGAACAGACAGATTCTAGTTCGAAAATCgataaatgtacaaaatactCCCCTGTTAGTTTTAGGCGAGAAAAATCATCATCAATTTCTGAATCCAATGACTCGCAATATTCCGGTGAAAGATTTGATCATAATTTAAATTCAAGAAGCAATTCCTTTAGTAGGAAGGATTCATTCACAAGCAAAGATTCATTTGGATGCTCCCCTCCTAGCGGATCTAGTTATCCTTTGAATAATGTAACTCCTCCAAGAAAACAGTCAGTGACTAAACAGAAAAGCCGATTTGATCCGGAAACTTTGGCCTTAATTCGCGAGATTGGTTCAGCTTTGTTAAACAGTCCTGCTAAAGCTGAATTAGAAGATGACGATGATGTGGATTTGAAAGAGGGTGAAAGCCTCGTTAGTcactatgttaaaaaaattgagaaGACCTCAAAGGTTACTCCACGGAAATCTAAACGAGAgattataataattgataagaTTGACTCAGGTAGTGAGAAAGGTAAATCTCAGTTGGCGAGCCGGACATCTCCAgtttcaaagaaacatgacaCTGATGAAGTGCCATCAAAATGGAGCCCTTTGTCGAAAAGACCTTCTTTCTCAACTATTTCTCCTGAAGGAAAACGAAGTCAAACTACAAAGGAATGTGATAATTACACGCAATCTCCTGTACGCAATAAGACTGAGaataatatttgtgtaaataaattTCAGAATGTTTCTGATACTCACCATGAGGAATCTATTATGTCATTGAACTTACAACAGTCAGATTTGAGCGATAGTTCTAGCAATAAGGCAACTCATGATGATAATAGTGACTCAAGCGAGGTTTGCTCAGTAAAAGACTTGTGCGGAAAGTTTGAAATACCAGATCCAGGTGCTTTGAAGGTGTCGCCAATTGTTAGTCCTTCGGGCATTTCTCCAGTGTTTTCTGGTGCTAAACTTGATTTAAAAGGTGTTGAAATAAAATCCTCATCTCCTCATTTACCTTTACTTACCTCTGAAGGTCATGATagtgtcaaaggtcaaggtcaaattgGGACAATTTTGCCCCTACTCAAGAGACAAACGGAGCCTTCAATTCATTTAAGCGATCGATCTATGAAAATGTTTGAATCAAAATGGCGTGATATTGGAGAAAATGTGGTTATATGTAAACATGACACATCCCCGGTAAGGGAAGAAAGTGATGACCTTGACTATGATAACAAAGGTCATCACAATGAAGGTCAAGGTTATAAAACGAGTAATAATTTAAGGCCAAAATCATCGCAACCTTCGGCGAATAGGGGTCATAGATCTCTCGGATCAGCCACTGGACAAAAGTTTTACAAACAGTCGCTTTCGATGCATGAATCAGGAATGGGCGAACAAGATTCACAGTTTACGTGGGAGGGGAAAAAGGTTCGCAAGTCCTACGGAAAGTCTCATCCACTCGCAAAACTTGAAAACAGACAATCAGAGGCACGAAAAAATCCTTTTTACAACACTATGTAA
- the LOC128230481 gene encoding protein phosphatase Slingshot homolog 1-like isoform X4, with amino-acid sequence MLADRYLLDEEQWRTMVGDVYSCYGNQRCRQDFRKNKCCVHVWSYYKDFFSESYFAVKGAALILPQNDETVYTRRHNKNHAGDDIQMHLQAMFSLLRPSDTIKVAVKLEGEHTRYLAVVSCIGRQDTEESVILGIDILEQASVGLILPVWAHTEISLDGDGGFTIKIENNTHAFKPVSVQAMWSALQSLNKVVKIAKDMLYIPRGLTHTWVGYYEGLLSKESYLVSEWTACKDRDLSYRADPKLRTEFSGRLLRRTQSTPVTSNMNTYQQEEDIYRVIKHELKNVMMEVDLEEVTCIFLRKAVEAKLGRDLKEYRSFIDAQMMEILGQMDAPSKILDHLYLGSEWNASNLEDLQNNGVQHILNISREIDNFFPGILHYMNVREWDNEQADLMKYWEHTHRFINKARKRGSKALVHCKMGISRSGSTVIAYLMKEKRMSLEEAFNFTKSKRSIVNPNNAFMAQLETYQGILNANWNKEKFENQVIPRPLAKLAEEEIPPVECFQSPEDLLEYKLGKDLAEGGDLPYLHTEHDIDIASRSADSTEDSHEDQLSPKSADDHGSKKFKYRKSDAEKMESGDLNDSSDTDSESTESEEFSFGEDFKCEDDVMVDDDEKDGASGFKPIDLPDVLIDAVEERMKPRVVDSRRCKSEGDKGTLAVIENMDGGFSREGSVSKFRADGSWIKPPSKDDMIDDNGEVIEFNEGVDEDTNDNVADRSEGIWIGDKSVDKEPEPNENKNADSMDMDERDMSQGDVRQDPYTKENISWEAGSVIKQKKDIETKYGSGTVTSVKKPDTSSPSIEISGEPEKNTQNLVKSSSNPEITVENESELFKLESHDLSGQSEGSSGAVSQSESRDDGEGRKSVYEVEEIDLPEGIVRKTRLEIEEKHRLSLESPRTKLKRSSSLKSNRVTPKARDRDNERRKTCIALLSPTHPDYTGHGQSGLLSPTSWSLGASSAPCQAGARMHSSDDSDEDENQSGSVKVYKFMGEEVTVQEGMVKKQKQDIEKKGSHQLQTADTSPSSRDRILLKSESVSDFRHVQPEQTDSSSKIDKCTKYSPVSFRREKSSSISESNDSQYSGERFDHNLNSRSNSFSRKDSFTSKDSFGCSPPSGSSYPLNNVTPPRKQSVTKQKSRFDPETLALIREIGSALLNSPAKAELEDDDDVDLKEGESLVSHYVKKIEKTSKVTPRKSKREIIIIDKIDSGSEKGKSQLASRTSPVSKKHDTDEVPSKWSPLSKRPSFSTISPEGKRSQTTKECDNYTQSPVRNKTENNICVNKFQNVSDTHHEESIMSLNLQQSDLSDSSSNKATHDDNSDSSEVCSVKDLCGKFEIPDPGALKVSPIVSPSGISPVFSGAKLDLKGVEIKSSSPHLPLLTSEGHDSVKGQGQIGTILPLLKRQTEPSIHLSDRSMKMFESKWRDIGENVVICKHDTSPVREESDDLDYDNKGHHNEGQGYKTSNNLRPKSSQPSANRGHRSLGSATGQKFYKQSLSMHESGMGEQDSQFTWEGKKVRKSYGKSHPLAKLENRQSEARKNPFYNTM; translated from the exons TTTCAGCGAGAGCTACTTCGCAGTGAAGGGAGCTGCGCTGATCTTGCCACAAAATGATGAAACCGTCTACACTCGACGCCATAACAAAAACCATGCCG GTGACGACATACAAATGCATCTACAAGCCATGTTCAGTCTTCTTCGGCCCTCTGATACAATCAAAGTG GCGGTCAAATTGGAAGGTGAACACACACGTTACCTGGCAGTCGTATCATGTATCGGTCGTCAGGACACAGAGGAATCAGTCATCCTCGGAATCGACATTCTTGAGCAAGCCTCCGTCGGCCTCATATTGCCTGTTTGGGCTCACACAGAGATCTCGCTAGATGGGGATGG aGGTTTCACCATCAAAATCGAGAATAACACCCATGCATTTAAACCTGTCTCTGTACAGGCCATGTG gtCAGCATTACAAAGCCTGAACAAAGTGGTGAAGATCGCAAAAGACATGCTCTACATTCCGCGCGGCCTTACACACACTTGGGTGGGGTATTATGAGGGGCTACTCTCGAAAGAGTCATATCTTGTTTCTGAATG GACTGCCTGCAAGGATCGTGACCTATCCTACAGAGCTGATCCTAAATTACGTACAGAATTTTCCGg TCGCCTGCTCCGTCGTACCCAGTCCACTCCTGTAACATCGAATATGAACACCTACCAGCA AGAAGAAGATATATATCGGGTGATCAAACATGAGTTGAAGAATGTTATGATGGAGGTCGACCTTGAAGAAGTGACCTGCATCTTT CTGCGCAAGGCAGTTGAGGCAAAATTAGGCCGCGACCTGAAGGAGTATCGAAGCTTCATCGACGCGCAGATGATGGAGATCCTAGGACAAATGGACGCCCCATCCAAGATTCTCGACCACCTCTACCTGGGATCTGAATGGAACGCTTCAAACCTGGAGGACCTGCAGAATAATGG TGTCCAACACATCTTGAACATATCACGGGAGATCGACAACTTCTTCCCGGGGATCTTACACTACATGAACGTCAGGGAGTGGGACAATGAACAGGCAGACCTGATGAAATACTGGGAACACACACATAGATTCATTAACAAAGCAAG gAAGAGGGGTAGCAAAGCCCTTGTTCATTGCAAGATGGGTATCAGTCGATCTGGGTCCACT GTGATAGCTTACCTCATGAAAGAGAAGAGAATGTCCCTGGAAGAGGCCTTCAATTtcacaaaaagtaaaagatCCATTGTCAACCCAAACAACGCATTTATGGCCCAGCTGGAGACATACCAGGGAATCCTCAATGCTAA TTGGAACAAAGAGAAGTTTGAAAATCAAGTTATACCAAGACCACTTGCCAAGTTGGCCGAGGAGGAGATACCACCTGTTGAGTGCTTCCAGTCACCGGAGGATTTACTTGAATATAAACTAG gcaAAGATCTTGCTGAAGGTGGTGATCTCCCATACCTGCACACAGAACATGACATTGATATTGCATCTCGAAGTGCCGACTCGACTGAGGACTCCCATGAAGACCAACTCTCACCAAAGTCTGCTGACGACCATGGTtcaaaaaagttcaaatatCGCAAATCAGATGCGGAAAAGATGGAAAGTGGGGATTTAAATGATAGTTCTGACACAGATTCTGAATCCACTGAATCAGAAGAGTTTTCTTTTGGTGAAGACTTTAAATGTGAGGATGATGTTATGGTCGATGATGATGAGAAAGATGGTGCTTCAGGATTTAAACCCATAGATTTGCCAGATGTGCTTATCGATGCTGTGGAAGAGAGAATGAAGCCTAGAGTAGTGGACTCTAGGAGATGCAAGTCAGAGGGTGATAAAGGGACTCTTGCCGTAATTGAAAATATGGATGGTGGTTTTTCAAGGGAAGGTTCAGTTTCTAAGTTTAGAGCAGATGGTAGCTGGATTAAACCTCCCAGTAAAGATGACATGATTGATGATAATGGTGAGGTTATTGAATTTAATGAAGGCGTGGATGAAGACACTAATGATAATGTGGCTGATAGATCTGAAGGAATATGGATCGGGGACAAAAGTGTTGATAAGGAACCTGAacctaatgaaaacaaaaatgcagATTCAATGGACATGGATGAAAGAGATATGTCTCAGGGAGATGTGAGACAGGATCCTTATactaaagaaaatatatcatggGAAGCTGGCTCAgtgataaaacagaaaaaagatATTGAGACGAAATATGGCTCAGGAACTGTCACTTCTGTGAAAAAGCCTGATACATCGAGTCCATCCATTGAAATCTCAGGTGAACCAGAGAAAAATACTCAGAATTTAGTAAAATCATCATCAAATCCAGAGATTACTGTTGAAAACGAATCAGAACTTTTTAAATTGGAGTCACATGACCTGAGTGGCCAATCAGAAGGCAGCAGTGGTGCTGTAAGCCAATCAGAAAGCAGGGATGATGGTGAGGGAAGGAAATCGGTGTATGAGGTAGAAGAAATTGACCTTCCAGAAGGCATAGTAAGAAAAACCAGGCTGGAAATAGAAGAGAAACATAG ATTGTCACTCGAGAGCCCAAGAACAAAACTGAAGAGATCTTCAAGCTTGAAATCAAACCGTGTCACCCCAAAAGCCAGGGACCGGGATAACGAGAGGAGAAAAACTTGCATAGCTCTTCTTTCCCCCACCCACCCAGATTACACAGGGCATGGTCAGTCTGGGTTACTCAGTCCCACATCTTGGTCACTAGGAGCTTCATCTGCTCCATGTCAAGCAGGAGCTCGCATGCATTCTTCTGATGACTCAGATGAAGACGAAAACCAGTCTGGTTCAGTGAAGGTTTACAAATTCATGGGAGAGGAAGTGACAGTTCAAGAAGGGATGGTCAAGAAGCAGAAACAAG ATATAGAGAAGAAAGGTTCACATCAACTCCAAACAGCAGACACCAGTCCATCAAGCCGTGACCGAATTCTCCTTAAATCGGAAAGTGTTTCCGATTTCCGTCATGTCCAACCAGAACAGACAGATTCTAGTTCGAAAATCgataaatgtacaaaatactCCCCTGTTAGTTTTAGGCGAGAAAAATCATCATCAATTTCTGAATCCAATGACTCGCAATATTCCGGTGAAAGATTTGATCATAATTTAAATTCAAGAAGCAATTCCTTTAGTAGGAAGGATTCATTCACAAGCAAAGATTCATTTGGATGCTCCCCTCCTAGCGGATCTAGTTATCCTTTGAATAATGTAACTCCTCCAAGAAAACAGTCAGTGACTAAACAGAAAAGCCGATTTGATCCGGAAACTTTGGCCTTAATTCGCGAGATTGGTTCAGCTTTGTTAAACAGTCCTGCTAAAGCTGAATTAGAAGATGACGATGATGTGGATTTGAAAGAGGGTGAAAGCCTCGTTAGTcactatgttaaaaaaattgagaaGACCTCAAAGGTTACTCCACGGAAATCTAAACGAGAgattataataattgataagaTTGACTCAGGTAGTGAGAAAGGTAAATCTCAGTTGGCGAGCCGGACATCTCCAgtttcaaagaaacatgacaCTGATGAAGTGCCATCAAAATGGAGCCCTTTGTCGAAAAGACCTTCTTTCTCAACTATTTCTCCTGAAGGAAAACGAAGTCAAACTACAAAGGAATGTGATAATTACACGCAATCTCCTGTACGCAATAAGACTGAGaataatatttgtgtaaataaattTCAGAATGTTTCTGATACTCACCATGAGGAATCTATTATGTCATTGAACTTACAACAGTCAGATTTGAGCGATAGTTCTAGCAATAAGGCAACTCATGATGATAATAGTGACTCAAGCGAGGTTTGCTCAGTAAAAGACTTGTGCGGAAAGTTTGAAATACCAGATCCAGGTGCTTTGAAGGTGTCGCCAATTGTTAGTCCTTCGGGCATTTCTCCAGTGTTTTCTGGTGCTAAACTTGATTTAAAAGGTGTTGAAATAAAATCCTCATCTCCTCATTTACCTTTACTTACCTCTGAAGGTCATGATagtgtcaaaggtcaaggtcaaattgGGACAATTTTGCCCCTACTCAAGAGACAAACGGAGCCTTCAATTCATTTAAGCGATCGATCTATGAAAATGTTTGAATCAAAATGGCGTGATATTGGAGAAAATGTGGTTATATGTAAACATGACACATCCCCGGTAAGGGAAGAAAGTGATGACCTTGACTATGATAACAAAGGTCATCACAATGAAGGTCAAGGTTATAAAACGAGTAATAATTTAAGGCCAAAATCATCGCAACCTTCGGCGAATAGGGGTCATAGATCTCTCGGATCAGCCACTGGACAAAAGTTTTACAAACAGTCGCTTTCGATGCATGAATCAGGAATGGGCGAACAAGATTCACAGTTTACGTGGGAGGGGAAAAAGGTTCGCAAGTCCTACGGAAAGTCTCATCCACTCGCAAAACTTGAAAACAGACAATCAGAGGCACGAAAAAATCCTTTTTACAACACTATGTAA